The genomic window TGTCGACATTCTGTTCACATTTTTCAGGTGAAGCTCAGTGGGGTACGGATGAGTCAACATTCAACTCGATTTTGGCTTCTCGTTCTTATCCACAACTTAGAGCCATCTTTGAAGAGTACGAAAACCTCTCTGGCAAGGACATCGTAGAGACAATCAAGAGTGAAACTTCCGGTGCTCTGGAACACGGTTTCTTGACCATTGGTGGGtatttacatttctttttCTTCCTGCTCCattctactataatattttgtattattctatataatattgttattattttatatgttggTGTCTAGTAACTTCGAAGTTTTTTCCGATTAATAACTTGAAGTCTTACCTGCATACGTTATTTTGAcagataataaacatattttattaataaattgttataatatgatatgtacaGTGAAAAGTGCCAAGAAAAAGAGCGACTACTATGCCGACCAGTTGGAAGCATCAATGGCAGGTTTTGGCACTAGCGACCGTCAGCTGATTAGGATCATCGTAGGCAGATCTGAAATCGATTTGGGGGACATTAAACAGTCCTACGAGAAAATTTACGGTACTCCGTTGGCCGACAGAATCGCCGTAAGTCCACacaatattcaatacataaaatatttagtaaataataatataaagcacATTGatatataccaataataacGTTATCTAATCATGAATTAAGCTATACCTCAATGTATCTTAATTCGTGGTTGTAgactatagtaggtataccatattcatagtatacatatgtatatgaaatatatctaacaattaataatgccTATAGaacacctaataataatatgtaataatatattatattatgcacacgctattttagtaaaatggaACAATTCAcaagtataagtaataagtatataggttCTTCGGCACGGTGTTGCGGTCCGCCTCTGCAGTTGTCTATTAAAAAACACgaattattatgaacattcacatatgatattattagtatttacagCTACCTATATAGTTTGATAATCTATGCGAAATACTACGTGATCGGGTATTAAAGCGATACAACCGTAAACGTAGATTGTGtgcctaattattaaaattataataaattaagtaattgaTGCGCGTAAAAATCAGACAGAGTACacgtataaactaataaatattgttattcatataagtaaatgaaaaataatgacattgaaaaaaaacgtaaGAATTCTtaacattaggtatatattagcaaataaattatgttattctgTTACATGAAAAAGTTTACAATTTTGCAAACCGACTAAATTACCTACTATAGTAGTCGCATCGTAACATACCTATTgatcattatattatcgatTAATCACAAATGTATCTATTGTAAAAATGACCTTTCTTCTTTTTTGCTTTGAACGTGTTAAGTAcgaaatcaattaattaatgatattattcgaTGCGTTTTGTGAGTGCATATTGTGAAGTTTAGAGCTAatattccattaaaataaattcatgcTTGAAATCAGTACAAtggaagtaaaataaataccctCTTaacaggtacctatattatatttaatccttttattcattttcaaatgacgtttcaatgaaaaattcattttattttaaaaatgttactattattattattattgtactgaaATTATCGATACAcacattaaagtattaaatacactcacatattattaatgtacgaattaatataataggtatattatactcgtaacatattatattttgttagcaatctaaataaaaattgtattaaaattcaaaaaatttttctttttttttttaattatttttatcattgaactAACTATATACCGATACATTCAGTAAACTcaattaggtaattaaaattaataacatactcGCAGAgttctataatgtatatattacaggGTAAAGCTATTCACTTCTgtaattatattgtcatttacACCACCAAAGTAGTCCCATTAGtgagttcatttttaatttagataggtACTACAAATACAAGatagtttttttcaaaatcgagtatattatatatatgtgtatattaactgtagtaaaaatctattttgttggtttcaagtgttttaaatgatttaatagacAACTGCAGTAGTGCAGCatattacaattatgtatacatatccaaatttatattatagacactAGACTGCTagtcataaatataacataaaatataggcaatacgtacaataatacggatataatattatgcaaatatttattattacatcgcTAATAAGcctttttaataatctttaactaaaatatgtaataacataataaatttatttaaaatatactaattttattatttatatcattacctatacaatgatataaaacttaatatttattattaaaagtatatttgatGCTCTTAGACgcaatcaaatatttgttgttttgcATTGTTCgcatgtacctacatttttataaaactatattattataataacatattatattctacaaaTACAATACCAATATTTATGCTGTATCGTACATCGGCtaataaggtttttttttagggCGACACCTCTGGGGATTACAAGCGTCTCTTATTGGCTCTCGTGCTCTAATAAAGCTTAGAAATGCATGAGGAAAGGCACTTCAATTCTTGCTTTATACCTGTACCAACTTTTAAtttcatgtaaataataaactatttagttaatatcattttttttttttttattattatcattttatacaaaacggtttaaatagttataatattgttttatttgcaatagtatttattataatatatatattttttttaataaagtacaaAAATGCAAAACTTAGCTAATgtgcctataataatatttacatttgtatttattttatggattaATGCAGAGGTTCCCAAACTGTGGGTCGTGACAAAAAATTAGGTACGGTTATATTTTTGGTTGTAAGCAACTGattcatcaaaaaaatatgtcattcATTGATATTGTGGGtcaccaaattttaaaaaattctcaaaataggtcgtacaataaaaaatttgggaACCTCTGGATTAATGTTCAGAAACACTTCcaacattgtaaaaaaacaaatgccTCACACACACATCAATACGCGCACTAGTACACatcgttattaaattattggttaTCCACATACCTACGATTTTAAGCTACATTAAGTTTATGCAATCAATATTTCTCCATCAATAAAGAGTTTTCGGGCAGGATATTGTgggataaaagtataaaacagttatattatactgttatattcATGCAACTAGGTACTCGTTTTATTGTCAAACCTATATACTTTTCTGgttaattgttttgaattaaaactaaacCCAAAACTAAAACCAaacttaaactaaataatacttgatttaatacataaatatatatatattttttgacatctaataataaaataatgtacaattttatgCCATACAAATTGCCTATATGAACGCCTCAAAAATCGTGCTCATCAAAATCgtccttataaaaatatattatatactaggtACAATGTTTTGAAGTTTATAGCaataatagctaataatataatatagtgagaATACATACGAACAATTTTCAGCTAAGAGCTAAAATatgaagattttaatttaatggagaaattaaatatttgttaaaaatcaaacgttatactttttttttttttaatttttaagttccatttataaaataatgttggtTAATTGTATGTTACTACATCTtacttaatatacaaattaatgtatttcaatataatatcacaggATCAATAcaattgataataacaatacataataatacctataatatcataataactaGAGAAATTTCTAACATCACTAATGCCTTGGTGTTGCCTATCACCGAATGTAGTTGCCAGTTGGTAATCACAACATACCTATAACCatacaagaaaataataacactggACAAAAATGtcgtttttaagtatttatttaatttgtctgTTCTCAGAGCGATTGTGGTTCAGATTACAAAAATTTGCTTATCACACTTGTGTCGCAataatgcttttaaaaaagaaagctATTTCATACTACCGTCATCGTGGACGCGCACAGATTACTTTACTGACTATAGtaatacaacaacaacaacaacaacaacaactgcaactattaaactattacgTGCTGTAGTAGATATTTATGTGtcacaaattaatttcttaaattgtcttttaatataaacacaatgtaatagataaaattattttttttaattaattcatattatgtccactgttaaatttttgaatacagttataaaaaattcgatttttttcacGTCGTCGTTGAGAGAGATAGAGAAAGATAATTTACACACTTTTAGAAcactatatttgatataataaaatattgttttaaattttaatatatatttatattataatgtattgttaacCGTGAATTATTAATCAGAAATATTTtcctaactattattattataaattaatatatattatatttagtttaataaaatgatcgctaaataaaaattttgtttttgcgtTAATTTGTAACggcttgtttatttatatttttgcatgTAAACAGagtggtttaattttttactaaagtAAAAGCGTTGCACTATACTATTCGCATGGTACCAggtagtacatttttaatattaaattttatgcatatattaaatatattactaaacaTAGATATATTTCTCCTGATAACCACATAGCTAAATGACTTAATGGATTATAGATTGGATAGtattaagttgtttttttaatcagaTGGCGTACGAGGCCACGAGGGCGAGGGTTACgcgtaattaaatttagatgtacctacctacctacttattaatagaaaaaatctaTTGCcttataaatcataactattagctataattatttataatatgcagtaCCATAAGCAGTAACTTAATATGAGAtcataggtaattatattaatttaatttttaatttttataattataactatgtaataactaataagtcaatatatatttatttttttaactgaaaaaggaaaaaaacaaaatcactgGGCACTCGTCGAAAAAActcttaatacaattaatacatatttatcagCCTATCACAACTGTAATTCCTTAATGGGTATTTCTACCAAGTAATGTTCTTAGGAATCTTCCAATTCTACGGTCATAACTTAGGCTCATTGTAAATAGGTTTAAGATTCACCTCATACATACTTAAATACACAGTCGGGTGTAtcaggtacctacttatttcaaaacattaaatcatttttatattatattaagttcgTAATCAATTTCACTTAGTAACCTACTAatgaaaaaacacaatataactataaaattaggtagttaaaatattatagttgttgaCGATAATTAATGTcaagtgataaataataagctgttaagtaaaaataaaaactcaaaacaATATGcagctattaaatatatacctatacgacctaccattatatactatagttgTCACtttgtattgtgtatactgtatagtatagttataattttgaatactaaAATTTCGTTATATCACCTAAAATACTAAAgcagataacatttttagtacatattgatgtttaattaattaattaaaagcctatgtaataattttaacacataTGGTTAGAAGTTACTAATCAAAAACgatgataatacattttaagtttatacctataatataattatactggtTGAGTGGCGTAGAAGGAGACATTACTGTACAgtttaatatacagtatactaatgaataaataaaaaaaatcaataatataataattaattggctaaataattagattctctaaaactaattttcaaacaaaaatactactgttcgaagaaagaaaaaaatatgacatttataattttgacttaagtagttactattaataaataaatttacaactacgttgtaattaaaactaaatctaATTCAGCAAAGTATgcatgttgataaaaaaaaaattacatgttGGTAGATATGTACCTATCGAGTTTTGTAACTGTATGTATACTAAGGATTATAGAAccatattatacgattatagGATTAAATGGaggcaataattatttaaaaacaaaattttaaaaacgctTTTAAAATCGACATTTCGTATATCATTGATTGTATAgactataggtaggtacctacacattgtaacctaacctaaccttttattatttttattattattagaaagtaTTCCTGATAGAGTCGTCTAACTTATATTCATCTcctttaattatacatttattctaattctgaattttggatttattttaattttatgttttagatttttaaaggtTGTGCaaacatatcaaataaattgaataggtattgtatttataaagttaattacaattaaactcggccaattattacaaattacaaaacttAGTTTGAATAGTTTGATTACCAACCTAATATCAATTACctattatgattttcaaattattttaacctcCATTCTTCCAAACCTATTATCGTGGACCTATTGTCCTATGTATaaacatagttaaaaactcaaaaactattaaattcgattttatacatacctaattcttataaaattcatCTGCTCAACAAGTTTGCACAAgaaaaaatggtaattttcATCTAAATAATGACATTGATATTACCTAACATTtctttaatagataaaaataaaagcttaACATAGTACTTAAGAACTACAAAactataagaatttaaaaaatgtattatcaaagGAACAAATTAGCATACTTATTGGCTATTACCTACTATCCAAGTAGGTAAGAAATACAAATGTAAGTTATAGACTTACATAATACCATTCAAGCACGAgtaatacacatatatgtaggtacatattattaatatttatactattcaattttttttttagagcgATTGTGGATCGGAGTGTAAAAGTCTATTGCAAACTATCGttgatcaataaataataattatttatataatattatattacaaacaacGTCAATATCTCAAACATATGGcacattatatatctataaaatattagcaaatgctttttaaatatattctttagaTGTGcgttttttatcgttattttcaacttacttataatttatctaaggTGTATACCTGTATTTTTctacgatatattttttgaataattgatagaataaatataatacacattataatattatagtacctaaattgattcacctatattataattctatttaaatgttaattatttattaattattatatattaatattataaaaatgtgattcATTACAGCACGCATTATTTGTAGCTTCAATAGTTATACTActtcaaatatacaattatttatttatttttttttatgccgatttaaacattataaatccGCTTTAAGTGATATACGCAGAATTGTTTACCTACGttaaagattatttaatggttcctatattttaatattttaagtttgagTAAGTAGTGAACCATAGTCCAtagatcaaaagtaaaaatatttttattacgataaaaaatgtctaccatctatttataataataggtacttttgtAAAACTTGagtaagtacattttataaaatatttacaaaatttaactataatttaattatatatagtaggtatataatgttgtatacatgcatggtaagtaaaaaaaaatgtgtatagtatatatttataatatgaggtATAAGGTTACTGAAGTTTCTGGCGAACAGTGtgcaaaataacaatattttcataaattaaacaaaataatgttgacaaaattttaacttcaaatgcttaaaaatgatattttctgtatctttaatatatagttttaaatacatttaacaagTTATGAGGAACCAAGCaagtactaattttttttacccgcaattattaatgaaaaaatttactatttcttaaacctataaatagctcaggtagttaaaatattttgaaaattatactatatacctaaagACAATGCTAGTACAAACATTAGGTGAGAATGTCAAGTATCTATGAtttgtatttcatataataaaatatgaaaatgtttattgaaaatttgctaaaaatatttgttttttcttcgtTCTTTActttatggttatttttaaaagtaatgaaaattttcaattttaatttctaaaaagtaGTAACTGCATCAAATTTGCTACAAAAATCTATTCTCAAAATTGAAAAGCTAAGTATTTTgtctattataaatcatatacacaatggatgatataaattataaataggtatattattatacctaggtGCAATTTCCTATATCCTatactaaaaactataatgataataattggttttgaaattgttagatttttttttttatgaacctattagttcaaaataaaagaaaaacttacATAACCAACATAACCAAATtactcattttattattcaaaaaataaaataaaacgctaAAGGTatgcaaatataaatagttttattcaatagaataatacagaaatttgaatataatattttcagtttttaatgcCATTAatgaacaaacaaaaaatgtttacatttaaaatataatttgtgtataaaataataattagtatttttacttctaaaacaaaacattggACTGATAGTTTCTTATTTAGTAAgtgttttagaaataaattttgcaattatgaattacaaaatgtatataaaaataaagaataaaaaagtttaaataaataatatttttggaattaaatctattaatcttatataaaatggtaataaaaaatgcattgacaaatttgtttttctttattgcACTTTAATccttagtaaaaatatttattgagtctCATAAATGATTACAAATAAGTGATTGAttaccataaatatattaattaatagtacaaTTGAATACAtgtaaaaaccataataaaaaaataaatgatttgtgaaatgtattattgatcAAATACACATTTGTATTAGGAGATAGGTAACTCAATAGTgttttttacctatttatttttatgtgtattaaataggtaactattaattattataaatataacagttatcatttacttattttgcttttcaaatttaatagtttatttttttttaaagtattataagagTCTTGTTATGTTTATCCAAATAACCTaacaatatttagattattgaagttaaaataattaaacataaccaTACAGCCTTAatctttaaaacttaaaattatgttttatacaatataaatattgtttttttttttttttttactagttttatttatactaatatacacagtacaaaatataaaggtgtttactgtttagttgtgaaaaatcatataatctatgtaaacaaaaacgcgaatacataataaaatgctgcacatttttatttttgaatagaattttaatttaaataaaattactttaagcaattgttttttaattaaacacatttaaacaaataataaatgaaataatttgtttatttttcaatatagtgTTGCATAAAGTATGCATATTAACCTAATGTATTATGATAggtcacaaaataaatagctatttaataattctataatatttgtttacaatgatataattCTGCACCCTGGGATTTGAAAGGtctaatcttttattttatggcaGTTAGGAAATGTAAAGTCAGAACAGTTGTTTTATCATAATGAATttgatataagaataaaatgtaatctttttattagtttagcCTTAGGATAACatttatccaaaaatattaagattgatCTTTTTAGCccagatttaatatttgataaataaatatgaataaaaccccaataatgtacacaaaaataaaaaattaacaattaataataattaaatatttaaaatatatataaatatatattaatcacataataatttgaGGATCAGGTACAGAAGTACTGATTGATTTGTGTGGTAAAACCTGTCCACCATTAATGTAAAGTTCATCTTTAACAATAACATCTTCTCCAAGCACAGTAGTATTTTCCATACGAACCCAACATCCAACAACTGAACGCCAACCAATTATGCAAGAGTCCAACCATGTATGTGATTTAACTGTAGCCCCTGCTAGTATGGTACACCTTCTTAAGCAAGCACCATCTTCAACAGTAACATTTGGACCAATAGTAACATTTGGACCTATTTTACAACCTTCACCTATAGTCGCAGTTGGATCAACTAGAACATTACCAACGACACCATCAGCAGAATACAATGAAGTTGGACTACGAGTTTTTAACGATGTCAAGTACATGCACATtcctgaaaataataaagaattattataggtacttaaatattaaatacatagagGAAATTCATgaaatacacaaaaattaacaactaACCAGTTAGAAAATCTTTTGGTTGTCCTACATCCATCCAGAATCCTTTTAAGTTAAATGCATATAGTTGACCATCTTGGGCCATAAAGGGAAACACTTCTTTTTCAATACTTGTTGGCTCCAACTTAATTCTATCCAATACAGAcgggtttaaaatataaatgcctgcattgattttatttgaaacaaaCTCTTGTGGCTTTTCAATGAAACTTTCTATGCGACCTGTATCTTCATCGTACATCACAACACCATACTTGGATGGTTCTTCAACCTTAGTCACCACAATCGTACCTTCACAACCATGCGATTTATGGAATGCAATCAGGTCTTTAAATGGATATTCACAAATAATATCagagtttaaaacaaaaaacggcTGGTTTTGTGTGTTGGACAACAAATGTTTGGCAAGAGCTAAAGGTCCAGCTGTGCCAAGTGGTTCAGATTCGTGTGAAAAAACTAGTCGAACACCAAGTTTTTTGGCTTCATCACTCATCTCTTTTTCCATCTGTTCAGCACGGTACGAAACAGCTAATATAAcctaaattgaataataattatgttagtaTTATCACTTACTAACCATaaatcaagtataaaaaaaaataggtataggcAAGCAATGAAAGATTACATTGTCTAGCTAATTAGGTACCTTAAAATCAAGTTagctatgtataaatattggaTAACTAAACATCATCAAATCAAAAActttaagattattaaaaacgtgtaggtacattttgttttagcaCAAATAAGGCAGTGTGTTGTACACTTGACACACTACTGGAGTGGTGTCAACTGATGAGTCATACCGTGTAGAGTCGATTAAAGATACAAAAAACCAGGATAGATTAACTAGACTAGAGTGGTCCAATTTTTTGTGGTTGGTGGCCTAAGTTTATACTTTCATAAAAACATCGGGGGATTgccagaagaaaaaaattatattattacgtacttatttatattttattttatataatgcacaaattattacattacag from Aphis gossypii isolate Hap1 chromosome 1, ASM2018417v2, whole genome shotgun sequence includes these protein-coding regions:
- the LOC114126267 gene encoding mannose-1-phosphate guanyltransferase beta; its protein translation is MCGVDTKMAETKALILVGGYGTRLRPLTLSRPKPLVEFANKPMILHQIEALVTVGVREVILAVSYRAEQMEKEMSDEAKKLGVRLVFSHESEPLGTAGPLALAKHLLSNTQNQPFFVLNSDIICEYPFKDLIAFHKSHGCEGTIVVTKVEEPSKYGVVMYDEDTGRIESFIEKPQEFVSNKINAGIYILNPSVLDRIKLEPTSIEKEVFPFMAQDGQLYAFNLKGFWMDVGQPKDFLTGMCMYLTSLKTRSPTSLYSADGVVGNVLVDPTATIGEGCKIGPNVTIGPNVTVEDGACLRRCTILAGATVKSHTWLDSCIIGWRSVVGCWVRMENTTVLGEDVIVKDELYINGGQVLPHKSISTSVPDPQIIM